tacaactggaattgtaaaaatcaatatataatatcattttttatagttttggcGGCTTTTGGGGGGGAAATAAAGCACTGTGAGGCGGTTACATCAACTAATATTCTATACAACTCTTTACactatagagttgtataaaaaatgagttgAGGACTCTTTTTcaacaacgagcgtgtgtagctaaggttcatattaaaaaaaaggaacgttcactatttaaaatagaaattaacgAATATTACATTGAATGAGCTTTTGCAACGAGCCTATGTAGCTAAACTTTAGCCAAGTagtgctctagagactaaaatacTTTCTAGCTCATCACATTTCATGAAGCtgttattatgattttatcataattgaggagataacatctaagtatggagttactacgtgtgagtgtgctcatgaaaaacagagggTAACCCTGAATATTTATAgaagttatattctataaaaacaaagtttgccTGTTCGTCGACACCCACTAACTTTGGGCAATACAAGGGACTATAGGTAGTTCCTTATACTTATCAGTATTGGGCAAGTTActtccaaaatgtaatatatatcatattactAGTTACTTGCATTTAAAAGTAATTCGTTTCTTTGCAATATTACCTTCTGTGTTGAGTAATAAGTTACTTAGTACCAGGCTCCCCACCAGCACATAGAGTGCGCCTTAATGTGaggttattttctatttctctgATAAATCGAAAGTAATGCGAGTAAATCCACTTAGAAAATGTTGGAATTATCATTCACTGTTGCCATTTTGAAATCTCCAAACCAAATCGTCTTCTTCTTGTGTTGATTAAAAACTGTCTTTTTCTCCTCTTTATTTACGGCTGTTGCAGCTGTGTTGTTTATTCGAAAACACTTCGCCTGTGAGACAACTAGGATTTGACCGCGCGTTACCCGATTACCGTAATATATTTAGTAGTGCGTTGTATTACTCCGTTACTAcctaatgtaatttattacagTAACACGTTGCTTTTGTAACGCGTTACGCCCAACACTGATActtattagttttatattttataaaatttggagcTAATCTGATAATACGTCATGACAGCTCATCTGCTCTcatcccaaatatttttcaaaatgtcaggcTTACCacgtttatttttggtttttttttttttttttacttatcgaCAGCAAGAGCGTacgcaggatttttttttcttttgttgagGGGAATTTGgcatttgatatataattttttttaaaatccaaaaattaaatgtatctgaaaaaaaaatttaatattaaatttggtaggaaaaaaattcaaaaacccataacagctgacaaaaattattttttttttgtggaaaaaaaattttaaaaataccaatttcaaatagtaaatttttcgggaaaaaattcaaaaattgacagGTAGcgacaaaatattgaatttttaaaagaaaaaatttcaaatattaaattttggtaataaaattgcaaaaatctatagattttctcaaaaaattcatttataagaaaataaatgtcaaaaatccacagctgcttacaaaaaatttaattttcagaaaataatttcaaatattatatttcttggaGAAACAGATATTgactgaaaattaattttttttttttaaatttgaaaaattaaattaaatttcaaatattaaatttttagtaaaaacaaaaattccttattttttttgggggggggggagggtgACAGCTCCTCCTGCCCACtccttgcagacgcccctgggcCGAACATATTTCATGCATgacttatattatttgaatgttcacttctcaaaaattaaataatattgataacaattttagaaaatataaaatgatgatCATGTTGttattacaaaaagtatcaAGACTGATCATTCTGTACGAAacatgttttaattataatgtcgTTTAAATGACGATTGTTGTTATTTAAGCAAACTCATGTGTTTGAAATAATACTATGAagtatgtttcaaaatattaatagtaagtAATGTAATCTGTACCTATatcaaaataagattatgaAAATAGAATCGTTGTGTGTGATTAATACAttcgtcatattttatactGCCCAACCTCATGagattagaaaatattaacatGGAATTGAGAACTCTTATGTAAAAGCAAAGATAAAATATCGTATGATTTCAATCCCCCAAATCATACGATATTTTATATTGTCTCTACTTTTCACCTTTGAAAATCAatgaaacttatttataaatgaaggaTAGATTAGGCAAAAGGatttatcccaaaaaaatagCCTTCTAATAGCACATGTCAAATACTTTAATAATGGAAGCGTTATCTTGgatgatttcaaaaatgtatatcttaGACGTGGTCAAAATGTACGATAAGTACTCCTTGACTTAATATTAGTGATGTGTCACGAGGTGAACCTTACTATtagagtattttcgagtttctaaaaaatactCGAGTAATTACGAGTTATACATGTTACTTGCCTTAAAAATCGTTAGTTGCCTGAATACCCCTTACTCGCCTGTGTACTTTTTGCACGCAAACAAACTCCTcagtctaaaaataataatattttttaaagagttattGTAAATGtgtcttttaaaaatggttttcccttctctaataagtaatattatgtTTTCTATTAGTTACTCTAACATTTTTAATCGGCTCAGATCTAAGAGATTTCTTCCTCGTGTGTAGACGAAATGTGATTGAAAAAGAAGGAATCATAAGTTGTGACGAGTTACGTGTAAATTATCGCATTGTCAACAATACAATCTGagtttttagtttctttattgTTTACTTCAGAAAACTCGAGTACCAATTGACGAGTTTTACTCGTGGCTTATAACTACTTAATAtacttgtaatattttatttacacgGTGATGTTTGCGAGTGCAAGTTGAATGTTGAAGCAGTTTTGACTGTATGGAGTGATACtaagttaaataagtaataCACTAAGCCAGGGAACACTTAAAGGAATATGGAACGATAATTTACATTAGCGTGCACTCATTTTGACTGAACTACAAATTGATTTTctcatattcattaaataaatttagtaaattgaAACTTCAacagattataatattttacccatttccaaaaataattaaacttatttaaatagaaagtttgaccattaaacaattaaaatttgaatcacataatgtatgtatgatatatttttaatttaacccaattttataataaaacacatatattCGAATACACTTTAACACCAAAGATAAAATGAAGTGCATTCGAAATTCAATCAAACTTTTGGGTGGAAAATAgatgttcaataatttttgaaatagtttttatttgcaTGAAGTGGGGTATTTGCTTCAGAAATTAAGTTTTTCGCTTAGATATTTCAACCATTTAGATACAATCTGATTAAAAAAGTGTTGAGTAAGTAGTTATTACTACTGCGTGACAATTTTTGAAACCATGTTGGATAGGAAATGGATTTGCTATCGCCCATTTGCAGAAATTGGCTTGTGTCTGGTGTATAATATATGTGTTCCATTATCAAACCCgcgttaaaaatgtatatatatatataatacatattctatgtcaatcaaatgataattattaaaggattaaattttttacgcaaaggattttattatttcttgaaatgGCCAAGATATGATGTGCTCAATTCTGAATTTAGAGCAGGTGTGTTAATTAATATGAGTAAATCCTTTGCACTTTCGTCAAGCATGAAAAAAGAGCGGGTTCCATGTCCATTTTAGtgagaaaaaagagagaaataaagtggaaaagagaaggaaaaaagaagagaagaggAAATCATAAACAGTTGAAAGAGGGTAATAATTTCTGTGCTGGATATCTCTTCTCACGAGTTGGATCTCGTCCTTGTGTAGACTCTTTCTCGCAAGGATAATTGTGTTACACATAGTTTGAATGTATATCTAGAAGTATTGAAGGAACCATGTATGGGACTGAGGACCTTGCAGCCTCCGTTGGAGCTTCCAATGCGGCAATCCGTCTTCTCTTGGGCCAATTATTTGCTTATCCAATGATGCTGATTTATCGCTCATATTTGACGAAGCAATCTGCCACTCTACAGCATCTGTATATCGTGTTTTTCAGTATGTGTATCGCCTATTGGTCATTCGGAGCCTCGGCAATCCTTCACTCAATGATTTGCATCCTGGTTTCATACGGATTACTCTTCTTCCTCCGTCCCACTTTCATCACTTCTCTCATCGTTTTCATTTTCAACATGGTTTATCTCCTGGTCGGATATTTTGCCAACTCTTCGGAGAGCTATGATCTATCTTGGACGATGCCTCATTGCGTCTTGTGTCTAAGGCTTATTGCTGTTGCGATTGACTTATACGACGGTGCAAAACCAGAGGTAAGTGAAGGAGCATTCATCCCTTCCTCTATCAACTCATTTCTATTcccctttcttcttcaatttaaCTCACAATGATTCAATGGAATTCATTGCCTCTACGTAGCATTTTACATATTGAACCAATCATCTGGTTACaatttgcaatttcttcgtcctAAAGGGcagtatttaattacaacatgaGTCATTCTAATGACCAACTATATCTTGAACCTATCTTGTCTTTCATTCTATTAAAATCACATGgctattttgtatttatgagtaagGTAACAATGGGCATTTAAACTTTATACTTCGCCACAGCATACTTAGATTAgagtaatttctttttaaatagtcGAAAATTAGAGCATTAAtggaataaaatgtaattattccaTAATCCTCATGTACTCAGGACTGTAAAttgttcatctcattttttgattgcaacttgtaaaaaatatatattggcacAGACCTCTTGGTTGACCCTCTCCCTGAGATAAAAATGGCgtgacatttatatttatataggactatatatatatatatttcgtgtataaattgtaattttgtacaagttgcaacttgtactatATATAGAGGGggttcaatgacgtcataaaatgtattataaatgaaggagacgccatcttggggcTCAGAGTTaacatttttacttcataaaatgaacaaatttataataaatcttgataaaacttcatcaaattgttttagaaatgaAAACAGACTCAATACCCGCATTGACTTCTACTTTATGCTTATGAAAGACTGCCATATTTCAGTTAAATCATTGTAATAGGCAGTGAAAATCCCTATAAAATGTcttaattgtacattttttggaacgaaaaaagaaggataatgagagaaaagtattattacaattgtaataattaatttttatctacaatatggaaataagattacaCAACGATGTgataacatatatttgatacattttaatgtctcatataataaaactaggtaaTAAGAGATATAGATTTTTGACTGAGGATAAatgtttaagttattttatttgttaattcttatttttttacattcagtAGTTCAcgattttccttaatattaatgatagaagggtttcattgttataaaaactTGGTTGATTAGGCCctcaaaatgacaaatattaacaacaatgctgacgtcatatgaaaactCTCTAAATAAATAACCCATGTTATCATTGgttgaatattaaataagtaacGGAATGAAATACTattatgtacagggtggtccatataaattgggaaaatatttaaaggcttataactaAGAAACAAGATGGAGTACAACtataatcttattattatttgaaggcCACACTTAATCACATTCAAtggtttataattaaatccagctctcttgataacctcgtcCACACGGTTTTGACAGACCCTGACGACCTCGTGCGGATCCAGCTTTTTCATCGTACTAGTTTTGCGCTTTTAATATACATTCCCTAGAAGAcattacaccttccaacaagatAATGCACCTGTCCAGAAGGCCAAAATAATATAGGATGTATTGACCATAAAATctcctcacttttggagcccgGATTTTTGTCTTGCTAACATTCCAGACCTGAACCACCCATGCGATTTCTATCTCTGGGGGAGGGTCGAATATGAGGACTGTGCCGCATATTATTCGTCTCTAGGGGGTCCTGAAGAAATCCATTAGCCGTACAATGGCAAAACTTGATTGCATGAGGTCATCCGGGTCTGCCAAAGCCTCCGGCACTGTCAGCCTTTTAAGATTTTCCCAATATATCTGGACTATCTAAACTCTAgattgatctttttttcttttcataaatttgCAATGACCATTTAGAGTATTTTGTTACGCGTATGTCgcgatttttataaataggttaATATTAATGGGGAGGGGGATTCTGAGGATCCCTTTATGCAAGGagatatagtttttttcatttttcttgttactgagaaagtaaaaaaataacaagttcTTGAGTGGGAGTGCTCCGTAAAGAATGATGACATTTTGAATAGGGCAAATccttatattttgtttcttctcaATTCTGAGGGAGCGAAAAATGttacaatatgataaaataattatacatttttaaagtatgttttatatatatttttggttcatttgatttttagatatattaaatgaatatataattatgatatttaaataggATTCACTGTCTGCGGAGCAAATGAAGTATCGCTTATTGAAGATGCCCTCACTTTTGGAACTTTTTAGTCAATGTTTCTTTGTCGGCGGTTACTTTGTTGGTCCACAATTTTCAATGCGCAAGTATCAAGATTTTATTCAACGTAACATCACACAAGATTTGAGACCTCCTATTTCATTTGGATTAATGCGTTGTTTTCTTGGATTTGTCTATTTACTTATCCATGTGATTGCTTCGCACTATGTCCCACTTGAGTATGTTTCAACTGACGAGttcttaaatatgaatttttggagTCAAAGCTTTTGGTATTCTTGTTGGGTCAAAGGGATTTTATCAAAGTATATTGGGGTTTGGTTATTTTCTGAGGGAGCATTTGTACTCTCTGGTCTTTCTTATAATGGTAAGGATTCAAATGAACAACCTCTTTGGAATGGTGGTGCAAATGTGAAGCTCCGTCTATTCGAAAGTGCCGCTAAATTTGGCGatgtaagtaatttttattcttgactTGGATTGTAGAACTTAGGGAAATGTACTTCTTTTTTCCAGATAATTGCATCTTTTAACTGTAACACCAACAATTGGGTCGCcatctatatttacaaaaggTTGAAGTTTCTCGGAAATAGatttttaagtcaatttattACTCTTTGGTTTTTGGCCTTATGGCATGGAATTCATTCAGGCTActatttgacatttttcaatgaatttattGTGATGAATTTCGAAAAAGACATGGAAGCAATAGTTAAAAAGAGTCATCGTATACAAGAGTGGCTTAAACTTCCTGGAGCATCACCGATAATGTGGGTTGTAGGAAAGTTGTACGTTTTGTTCTTCCTTCCCCACTGTTTTCTTCCCTTTGCACTCTTGCAGAATTCCAAATACATTCCTGTTTTGTTCAAAACCAGAGGAATACtttatatagtttttcttcTGTGGCCCATCTATTCCATACCGCTGAAAAAGGCACTCATACCCAAGCAAGTGAAGAGTGAAGTTGACACAAAGAAAACATCATAAAGAGTTTTTCATTAACCCTACCTCAATTTTGATGGACTACAAGTAGAGGCTCAtagagatatttatttttttggtgtttcatcattattaatattaatttaattgttatttgttaTTGTAGTCGAACATAGATGTGTGCTTCTTTGCTCACGTCCATATTCTGATAGATGCGcgtactattaaaataataaaaactattctaaAAGGATGATGGAAATAATGAGAGAGCAATGTTTCAGGGTCATCCATTCATTTCAGATATTACTGGATAAAGGTATAACTCTCCGGAGGTCTATGCTGTTTGTTAAATGTACCACTCAAATCTacaataaataactatgtaaaGGATAGTTGACTGTCAGATTTGCTTTGTCAGAAAGGGAGCACGCTGGTCCATTTGTTTCTTGTGTTGTGTAGTGGTTAGAAAGGAGGTTAAGGTATATTACTTAGTATGTACAATGGTATTCGGGGGAGGGGTGGgggagatttattttttcttgttattttattttgacaagaaATAATCTCAATATCTCACCATTGAAAATGAACGCTGAAGAAACCATGGCAAGTAAAGCTTAGATTAATTCAAATGTCATGACACGCAGTGTTGCTAAGGGGCgcaaatattatgatttttaaatggATGGGGATGATTAAGTAATTATGAATACATAAGGTTTCTTAAATGTAGTAAATCTAGAGGGGGACGAATTGGAGTTATATAGAATCTGAGGGGTTTGTTCACTTCTCCTGCCAATTGCGTCCAAGCATTAAATCTAGCAACTTTCTACTGCCCATTGATAATTGTCTcacaaataattcttaaatcaaatgaatctGACGAATTATTCTGTTGGACTTATGTAGGCTATGTTTAGTttgtagcatctcttggaagaacacacacctaCTTCCTGTGAGatcggtttatttttttatgtttggcATTAGTTTGAATGGAGAaggtggagtgattttcaactTAATGAAAGGCAACACACCTGAgcagactaaaaagaagcttgataaatatTACGGGGACTCTgtaccttcgattagaacagtttataagtggtttcataatttttggagTAACCaaatgggcacaagtgacgctgaacgttctggacaccctgttgaggttactaatCCTGAAATCGTTAATAGAATCCATCATAAGGGGATGAATGACAGAAGGGTCAAGGTGTGTGtgattgctagtgctgtggaCATCTCGTGTTGGAAGcctatttcaattaattttgggactgcaactgctgaggtgtgagctggtgtattgtcgtgatggaaaattacttttttgtggcATTTTGCTTtcagctcggttttcaaacggtccaatagcAATGAATTATA
The sequence above is drawn from the Lepeophtheirus salmonis chromosome 5, UVic_Lsal_1.4, whole genome shotgun sequence genome and encodes:
- the LOC121117693 gene encoding lysophospholipid acyltransferase 5 produces the protein MYGTEDLAASVGASNAAIRLLLGQLFAYPMMLIYRSYLTKQSATLQHLYIVFFSMCIAYWSFGASAILHSMICILVSYGLLFFLRPTFITSLIVFIFNMVYLLVGYFANSSESYDLSWTMPHCVLCLRLIAVAIDLYDGAKPEDSLSAEQMKYRLLKMPSLLELFSQCFFVGGYFVGPQFSMRKYQDFIQRNITQDLRPPISFGLMRCFLGFVYLLIHVIASHYVPLEYVSTDEFLNMNFWSQSFWYSCWVKGILSKYIGVWLFSEGAFVLSGLSYNGKDSNEQPLWNGGANVKLRLFESAAKFGDIIASFNCNTNNWVAIYIYKRLKFLGNRFLSQFITLWFLALWHGIHSGYYLTFFNEFIVMNFEKDMEAIVKKSHRIQEWLKLPGASPIMWVVGKLYVLFFLPHCFLPFALLQNSKYIPVLFKTRGILYIVFLLWPIYSIPLKKALIPKQVKSEVDTKKTS